One genomic window of Oncorhynchus clarkii lewisi isolate Uvic-CL-2024 chromosome 5, UVic_Ocla_1.0, whole genome shotgun sequence includes the following:
- the LOC139409107 gene encoding epidermal growth factor receptor substrate 15-like 1 isoform X12, translating to MAALASLTQLSSGNPVYDNFYRQVDPGNTGRVGPTEAALFLKKSGLPDVTLGKIWDLADPDGKGFLDKRGFYVALRLVACAQSGQDVSLSSLNLTIPPPKFKDTSSPSLSTSSVSSEPHWAVRPEEKGKFDGIFESLAPVSGLLSGDKVKPVLTNSKLPLDVLGKVWDLSDIDKDGHLDRDEFAVAMHLVYRALEKEPVPSVLPSSLIPPNKRKKSLVGSLPGMVPMLPASPPPPKDSLRSTPSHGSMNSLNSAGSLSPKHSLKSAQHSVNWVVPVTDRGRYDDIFLKTDLDVDGFVSGMEVKDIFMHSGLPQNLLAHIWALADTRQMGKLTREQFALAMHFIQQKVSKGMDPPQALTPDMIPPSERGTPVPLCTTPSHSMSGYMTPVGSEVAALSEMRRQIMFKFWDSSSSVGSGSEFTGIKELDDISQEIAQLQSTLAFTHWSALREKYTLEQDIRETEEAIRHKSSEVQEMQNDLDRETCSLQELEAQKQEAQERLEEMDQQKAKLEDMLNDVRIKCNEESQMISSLQNQIHSQETDLHSQEEELSRAKADLNQLQLEESQLEQSLTAGKFQLETIIKSLKATQDEINQARSKLSQIQDSQQEMTKSIEQYNSNLNGTHGGSMTNLADMSEGFHDRENGGFGAMEDPFKVKTSGFCSVPQEMHTDPFHSEDPFKTDPFKGDPFQNDPFAKQPSLPAPADLSHHPDPFGGDPFKETDPFKATSEDFFRKTTVKADPFSTPDPFSKSATLPTKTSHFTTSADPFISISPKPTRGPGPDLFGTLDPFGSSTAFGSSNSSFGSNSGFADFSQMSKVRDPMEGRGGFPEYQQSGFVDDPFSRKQDGPALPPKKIIPPRPKPPSGVMVGFAFIVEGMSVTPRPVLWSGIDLKVEGPSWSGVVCHSIIGLSLSSLQAISSLMWYPSCSLILT from the exons ATGGCTGCACTCGCATCTCTCACCCAG CTGTCAAGTGGGAACCCTGTGTACGATAACTTTTATAGACAG GTGGACCCAGGAAACACGGGGAGAGTAGGGCCCACGGAAGCTGCGTTGTTCCTGAAGAAATCGGGTCTTCCTGATGTCACGTTGGGAAAG ATCTGGGATTTGGCAGACCCAGATGGGAAAGGGTTCTTGGACAAACGG GGGTTCTATGTAGCTCTGCGGTTGGTGGCCTGTGCACAGAGCGGACAAGACGTCAGCCTCTCGAGTTTGAACCTCACTATCCCTCCCCCCAAATTT AAGGACACTAGCAGCCCATCTCTCAGCACATCATCCGTCTCTAGTGAACCCCACTGGGCTGTGAGG CCTGAAGAAAAGGGTAAATTCGACGGCATATTTGAAAGCCTTGCACCAGTCAGTGGACTCCTCTCTGGTGACAAAGTAAAACCAGTTCTAACCAACTCAAAACTACCTCTGGACGTGTTAGGAAAGGTTTGGGATCTCAGTGACATTGATAAAGATGGACATCTGGATCGAGATGAATTTGCGGTG GCCATGCACCTGGTCTACCGGGCCTTGGAGAAGGAACCGGtcccctctgttctcccctcctctctcatccctccaaaCAAGAGAAAGAAGTCATTGGTGGGCTCCCTTCCTGGCATGGTGCCCATGTTGCCCGCCAGCCCCCCGCCCCCCAAGGACAGCCTGCGCTCCACCCCTTCCCACGGTAGCATGAACTCCCTCAACAGCGCCGGCAGTCTCTCCCCCAAACATTCTCTAAAATCtgcacag CACTCAGTGAACTGGGTAGTCCCGGTGACAGACAGAGGGCGCTATGATGACATCTTCCTGAAGACAGACTTGGATGTAGATGGCTTTGTCAGCGGCATGGAAGTCAAGGACATCTTCATGCACTCAGGGCTGCCCCAGAATCTACTGGCACACATATG GGCCCTGGCAGACACCAGGCAGATGGGGAAGCTGACGCGGGAGCAGTTTGCTCTGGCCATGCACTTCATCCAGCAGAAAGTCAGCAAAGGCATGGACCCTCCTCAGGCCCTGACCCCTGACATGATCCCTCCTTCAGAGAGGGGCACTCCCGTGCCACTGTGTACCACTCCCTCCCAT AGTATGTCTGGGTACATGACTCCCGTGGGCTCTGAGGTGGCCGCTCTTTCTGAGATGAGGCGG CAAATAATGTTCAAGTTCTGG GACAGCTCCAGTTCTgtggggtcagggtcagagttCACTGGAATCAAGGAGCTGGACGACATCAGTCAAGAGATCGCTCAGCTGCAGAG CACTCTTGCTTTTACACACTGGAGTGCCCTCAG GGAGAAGTATACCTTGGAGCAggacatcagagagacagaggaggccATCAGACACAAGTCCTCGGAGGTGCAG GAGATGCAGAACGACCTGGACAGAGAGACGTGCAGCTTGCAGGAGCTGGAGGCCCAGAAGCAGGAGGCCCAGGAGCGGCTGGAGGAGATGGACCAGCAGAAGGCCAAGCTGGAGGACATGCTCAACGACGTCCGGATCAAGTGCAATGAGGAGTCCCAAATG ATTTCATCCCTGCAGAATCAGATCCACTCCCAGGAGACTGACCTGCACAGCCAAGAAGAGGAGCTGAGTCGAGCCAAGGCAGACCTGAACCAGCTGCAGCTGGAGGAGAGCCAGCTGGAACAGAGCCTAACGGCTGGCAAGTTCCAACTGGAGACCATCATCAAGTCCCTCAAAGCCACCCAGGACGAGATCAACCAG GCTCGCAGTAAGCTGTCTCAGATCCAGGACAGCCAGCAGGAGATGACTAAGAGCATTGAGCAGTACAACAGCAACCTGAACGGGACCCACGGAGGCAGCATGACCAACCTGGCTGACATGAGCGAGGGATTCCACGACCGCGAGAATGGAGGTTTCGGAGCCATG GAGGACCCATTTAAGGTGAAGACATCTGGGTTCTGTAGCGTCCCTCAGGAGATGCACACAGACCCCTTCCACTCCGAAGACCCCTTCAAGACAGACCCGTTCAAAG GTGACCCCTTCCAAAACGACCCCTTTGCAAAGCAGCCATCACTACCAGCCCCTGcag ATCTCTCTCACCACCCAGACCCCTTTGGGGGGGACCCATTCAAAGAGACGGACCCCTTCAAAGCTACGTCGGAAGACTTCTTCAGGAAGACCACCGTCAAGGCAGACCCCTTCAGCACCCCCGACCCCTTCAGTAAAAGTGCCACGCTCCCCACCAAG ACAAGTCACTTTACAACCAGCGCAGACCCTTTCATATCCATTAGCCCAAAACCCACCAGAGGCCCAGGACCAG ATCTCTTTGGCACGCTCGACCCCTTTGGAAGCAGTACTGCCTTTGGAAGCAGTAACAGCTCATTTGGCAGTAACAGTGGGTTCGCAGACTTCAGCCAAATGTCAAAGGTCAGAGACCCGATGGAAGGAAGAGGAGGCTTTCCAGAATACCAGCAG tctGGGTTCGTAGATGACCCCTTCAGTAGGAAGCAGGACGGCCCAGCTCTGCCGCCCAAAAAGATCATTCCACCCAGACCCAAACCACCCAGTG gggtgatggtcggattcgcgtttatcgtcgaaggaatgagcgttacaccgaggcctgtactctggagcgggatcgatttgaaggtggagggtccgtcatggtctggggtggtgtgtcacagcatcatcggactgagcttgtcgtcattgcaggcaatctcctccctcatgtggtacccttcctgcagcctcatcctgacatga
- the LOC139409107 gene encoding epidermal growth factor receptor substrate 15-like 1 isoform X5: MAALASLTQLSSGNPVYDNFYRQVDPGNTGRVGPTEAALFLKKSGLPDVTLGKIWDLADPDGKGFLDKRGFYVALRLVACAQSGQDVSLSSLNLTIPPPKFKDTSSPSLSTSSVSSEPHWAVRPEEKGKFDGIFESLAPVSGLLSGDKVKPVLTNSKLPLDVLGKVWDLSDIDKDGHLDRDEFAVAMHLVYRALEKEPVPSVLPSSLIPPNKRKKSLVGSLPGMVPMLPASPPPPKDSLRSTPSHGSMNSLNSAGSLSPKHSLKSAQHSVNWVVPVTDRGRYDDIFLKTDLDVDGFVSGMEVKDIFMHSGLPQNLLAHIWALADTRQMGKLTREQFALAMHFIQQKVSKGMDPPQALTPDMIPPSERGTPVPLCTTPSHSMSGYMTPVGSEVAALSEMRRQIMFKFWDSSSSVGSGSEFTGIKELDDISQEIAQLQREKYTLEQDIRETEEAIRHKSSEVQEMQNDLDRETCSLQELEAQKQEAQERLEEMDQQKAKLEDMLNDVRIKCNEESQMISSLQNQIHSQETDLHSQEEELSRAKADLNQLQLEESQLEQSLTAGKFQLETIIKSLKATQDEINQARSKLSQIQDSQQEMTKSIEQYNSNLNGTHGGSMTNLADMSEGFHDRENGGFGAMEDPFKVKTSGFCSVPQEMHTDPFHSEDPFKTDPFKGDPFQNDPFAKQPSLPAPADLSHHPDPFGGDPFKETDPFKATSEDFFRKTTVKADPFSTPDPFSKSATLPTKTSHFTTSADPFISISPKPTRGPGPDLFGTLDPFGSSTAFGSSNSSFGSNSGFADFSQMSKVRDPMEGRGGFPEYQQSGFVDDPFSRKQDGPALPPKKIIPPRPKPPSVKHTEERCKSTPVNMPGGAGDSTKPCDPFQPFGSDGIDPFQSKKGVGDPFSGKDPFAPSASSKASKDCSLGFADFSSFGNEAQQLEWAKRESERAERERLKRLRQQEQEDLELAIALSKAEMSHG, translated from the exons ATGGCTGCACTCGCATCTCTCACCCAG CTGTCAAGTGGGAACCCTGTGTACGATAACTTTTATAGACAG GTGGACCCAGGAAACACGGGGAGAGTAGGGCCCACGGAAGCTGCGTTGTTCCTGAAGAAATCGGGTCTTCCTGATGTCACGTTGGGAAAG ATCTGGGATTTGGCAGACCCAGATGGGAAAGGGTTCTTGGACAAACGG GGGTTCTATGTAGCTCTGCGGTTGGTGGCCTGTGCACAGAGCGGACAAGACGTCAGCCTCTCGAGTTTGAACCTCACTATCCCTCCCCCCAAATTT AAGGACACTAGCAGCCCATCTCTCAGCACATCATCCGTCTCTAGTGAACCCCACTGGGCTGTGAGG CCTGAAGAAAAGGGTAAATTCGACGGCATATTTGAAAGCCTTGCACCAGTCAGTGGACTCCTCTCTGGTGACAAAGTAAAACCAGTTCTAACCAACTCAAAACTACCTCTGGACGTGTTAGGAAAGGTTTGGGATCTCAGTGACATTGATAAAGATGGACATCTGGATCGAGATGAATTTGCGGTG GCCATGCACCTGGTCTACCGGGCCTTGGAGAAGGAACCGGtcccctctgttctcccctcctctctcatccctccaaaCAAGAGAAAGAAGTCATTGGTGGGCTCCCTTCCTGGCATGGTGCCCATGTTGCCCGCCAGCCCCCCGCCCCCCAAGGACAGCCTGCGCTCCACCCCTTCCCACGGTAGCATGAACTCCCTCAACAGCGCCGGCAGTCTCTCCCCCAAACATTCTCTAAAATCtgcacag CACTCAGTGAACTGGGTAGTCCCGGTGACAGACAGAGGGCGCTATGATGACATCTTCCTGAAGACAGACTTGGATGTAGATGGCTTTGTCAGCGGCATGGAAGTCAAGGACATCTTCATGCACTCAGGGCTGCCCCAGAATCTACTGGCACACATATG GGCCCTGGCAGACACCAGGCAGATGGGGAAGCTGACGCGGGAGCAGTTTGCTCTGGCCATGCACTTCATCCAGCAGAAAGTCAGCAAAGGCATGGACCCTCCTCAGGCCCTGACCCCTGACATGATCCCTCCTTCAGAGAGGGGCACTCCCGTGCCACTGTGTACCACTCCCTCCCAT AGTATGTCTGGGTACATGACTCCCGTGGGCTCTGAGGTGGCCGCTCTTTCTGAGATGAGGCGG CAAATAATGTTCAAGTTCTGG GACAGCTCCAGTTCTgtggggtcagggtcagagttCACTGGAATCAAGGAGCTGGACGACATCAGTCAAGAGATCGCTCAGCTGCAGAG GGAGAAGTATACCTTGGAGCAggacatcagagagacagaggaggccATCAGACACAAGTCCTCGGAGGTGCAG GAGATGCAGAACGACCTGGACAGAGAGACGTGCAGCTTGCAGGAGCTGGAGGCCCAGAAGCAGGAGGCCCAGGAGCGGCTGGAGGAGATGGACCAGCAGAAGGCCAAGCTGGAGGACATGCTCAACGACGTCCGGATCAAGTGCAATGAGGAGTCCCAAATG ATTTCATCCCTGCAGAATCAGATCCACTCCCAGGAGACTGACCTGCACAGCCAAGAAGAGGAGCTGAGTCGAGCCAAGGCAGACCTGAACCAGCTGCAGCTGGAGGAGAGCCAGCTGGAACAGAGCCTAACGGCTGGCAAGTTCCAACTGGAGACCATCATCAAGTCCCTCAAAGCCACCCAGGACGAGATCAACCAG GCTCGCAGTAAGCTGTCTCAGATCCAGGACAGCCAGCAGGAGATGACTAAGAGCATTGAGCAGTACAACAGCAACCTGAACGGGACCCACGGAGGCAGCATGACCAACCTGGCTGACATGAGCGAGGGATTCCACGACCGCGAGAATGGAGGTTTCGGAGCCATG GAGGACCCATTTAAGGTGAAGACATCTGGGTTCTGTAGCGTCCCTCAGGAGATGCACACAGACCCCTTCCACTCCGAAGACCCCTTCAAGACAGACCCGTTCAAAG GTGACCCCTTCCAAAACGACCCCTTTGCAAAGCAGCCATCACTACCAGCCCCTGcag ATCTCTCTCACCACCCAGACCCCTTTGGGGGGGACCCATTCAAAGAGACGGACCCCTTCAAAGCTACGTCGGAAGACTTCTTCAGGAAGACCACCGTCAAGGCAGACCCCTTCAGCACCCCCGACCCCTTCAGTAAAAGTGCCACGCTCCCCACCAAG ACAAGTCACTTTACAACCAGCGCAGACCCTTTCATATCCATTAGCCCAAAACCCACCAGAGGCCCAGGACCAG ATCTCTTTGGCACGCTCGACCCCTTTGGAAGCAGTACTGCCTTTGGAAGCAGTAACAGCTCATTTGGCAGTAACAGTGGGTTCGCAGACTTCAGCCAAATGTCAAAGGTCAGAGACCCGATGGAAGGAAGAGGAGGCTTTCCAGAATACCAGCAG tctGGGTTCGTAGATGACCCCTTCAGTAGGAAGCAGGACGGCCCAGCTCTGCCGCCCAAAAAGATCATTCCACCCAGACCCAAACCACCCAGTG TAAAACACACAGAAGAACGTT GTAAAAGCACCCCCGTCAACATGCCTGGAGGAGCGGGCGACTCGACCAAGCCCTGCGACCCCTTCCAGCCGTTTGGCAGTGACGGCATCGACCCCTTTCAGAGTAAAAAAGGGGTCGGAGACCCGTTTAGTGGCAAAGATCCTTTTGCTCCATCTGCCTCAAGTAAAGCCTCTAAAGACTGTTCCTTGGGTTTTGCAGACTTCAGTTCT tTTGGAAATGAGGCCCAGCAACTGGAGTGGGCGAagcgagagagtgagcgagcggaGCGGGAGCGGCTGAAGAGGCTCCGGCAGCAGGAGCAAGAGGACTTAGAGCTGGCCATCGCTCTCAGCAAGGCCGAGATGTCCCACGGGTGA
- the LOC139409107 gene encoding epidermal growth factor receptor substrate 15-like 1 isoform X8 has protein sequence MAALASLTQLSSGNPVYDNFYRQVDPGNTGRVGPTEAALFLKKSGLPDVTLGKIWDLADPDGKGFLDKRGFYVALRLVACAQSGQDVSLSSLNLTIPPPKFKDTSSPSLSTSSVSSEPHWAVRPEEKGKFDGIFESLAPVSGLLSGDKVKPVLTNSKLPLDVLGKVWDLSDIDKDGHLDRDEFAVAMHLVYRALEKEPVPSVLPSSLIPPNKRKKSLVGSLPGMVPMLPASPPPPKDSLRSTPSHGSMNSLNSAGSLSPKHSLKSAQHSVNWVVPVTDRGRYDDIFLKTDLDVDGFVSGMEVKDIFMHSGLPQNLLAHIWALADTRQMGKLTREQFALAMHFIQQKVSKGMDPPQALTPDMIPPSERGTPVPLCTTPSHSMSGYMTPVGSEVAALSEMRRQIMFKFWDSSSSVGSGSEFTGIKELDDISQEIAQLQSTLAFTHWSALREKYTLEQDIRETEEAIRHKSSEVQEMQNDLDRETCSLQELEAQKQEAQERLEEMDQQKAKLEDMLNDVRIKCNEESQMISSLQNQIHSQETDLHSQEEELSRAKADLNQLQLEESQLEQSLTAGKFQLETIIKSLKATQDEINQARSKLSQIQDSQQEMTKSIEQYNSNLNGTHGGSMTNLADMSEGFHDRENGGFGAMEDPFKVKTSGFCSVPQEMHTDPFHSEDPFKTDPFKDLSHHPDPFGGDPFKETDPFKATSEDFFRKTTVKADPFSTPDPFSKSATLPTKTSHFTTSADPFISISPKPTRGPGPDLFGTLDPFGSSTAFGSSNSSFGSNSGFADFSQMSKVRDPMEGRGGFPEYQQSGFVDDPFSRKQDGPALPPKKIIPPRPKPPSVKHTEERCKSTPVNMPGGAGDSTKPCDPFQPFGSDGIDPFQSKKGVGDPFSGKDPFAPSASSKASKDCSLGFADFSSFGNEAQQLEWAKRESERAERERLKRLRQQEQEDLELAIALSKAEMSHG, from the exons ATGGCTGCACTCGCATCTCTCACCCAG CTGTCAAGTGGGAACCCTGTGTACGATAACTTTTATAGACAG GTGGACCCAGGAAACACGGGGAGAGTAGGGCCCACGGAAGCTGCGTTGTTCCTGAAGAAATCGGGTCTTCCTGATGTCACGTTGGGAAAG ATCTGGGATTTGGCAGACCCAGATGGGAAAGGGTTCTTGGACAAACGG GGGTTCTATGTAGCTCTGCGGTTGGTGGCCTGTGCACAGAGCGGACAAGACGTCAGCCTCTCGAGTTTGAACCTCACTATCCCTCCCCCCAAATTT AAGGACACTAGCAGCCCATCTCTCAGCACATCATCCGTCTCTAGTGAACCCCACTGGGCTGTGAGG CCTGAAGAAAAGGGTAAATTCGACGGCATATTTGAAAGCCTTGCACCAGTCAGTGGACTCCTCTCTGGTGACAAAGTAAAACCAGTTCTAACCAACTCAAAACTACCTCTGGACGTGTTAGGAAAGGTTTGGGATCTCAGTGACATTGATAAAGATGGACATCTGGATCGAGATGAATTTGCGGTG GCCATGCACCTGGTCTACCGGGCCTTGGAGAAGGAACCGGtcccctctgttctcccctcctctctcatccctccaaaCAAGAGAAAGAAGTCATTGGTGGGCTCCCTTCCTGGCATGGTGCCCATGTTGCCCGCCAGCCCCCCGCCCCCCAAGGACAGCCTGCGCTCCACCCCTTCCCACGGTAGCATGAACTCCCTCAACAGCGCCGGCAGTCTCTCCCCCAAACATTCTCTAAAATCtgcacag CACTCAGTGAACTGGGTAGTCCCGGTGACAGACAGAGGGCGCTATGATGACATCTTCCTGAAGACAGACTTGGATGTAGATGGCTTTGTCAGCGGCATGGAAGTCAAGGACATCTTCATGCACTCAGGGCTGCCCCAGAATCTACTGGCACACATATG GGCCCTGGCAGACACCAGGCAGATGGGGAAGCTGACGCGGGAGCAGTTTGCTCTGGCCATGCACTTCATCCAGCAGAAAGTCAGCAAAGGCATGGACCCTCCTCAGGCCCTGACCCCTGACATGATCCCTCCTTCAGAGAGGGGCACTCCCGTGCCACTGTGTACCACTCCCTCCCAT AGTATGTCTGGGTACATGACTCCCGTGGGCTCTGAGGTGGCCGCTCTTTCTGAGATGAGGCGG CAAATAATGTTCAAGTTCTGG GACAGCTCCAGTTCTgtggggtcagggtcagagttCACTGGAATCAAGGAGCTGGACGACATCAGTCAAGAGATCGCTCAGCTGCAGAG CACTCTTGCTTTTACACACTGGAGTGCCCTCAG GGAGAAGTATACCTTGGAGCAggacatcagagagacagaggaggccATCAGACACAAGTCCTCGGAGGTGCAG GAGATGCAGAACGACCTGGACAGAGAGACGTGCAGCTTGCAGGAGCTGGAGGCCCAGAAGCAGGAGGCCCAGGAGCGGCTGGAGGAGATGGACCAGCAGAAGGCCAAGCTGGAGGACATGCTCAACGACGTCCGGATCAAGTGCAATGAGGAGTCCCAAATG ATTTCATCCCTGCAGAATCAGATCCACTCCCAGGAGACTGACCTGCACAGCCAAGAAGAGGAGCTGAGTCGAGCCAAGGCAGACCTGAACCAGCTGCAGCTGGAGGAGAGCCAGCTGGAACAGAGCCTAACGGCTGGCAAGTTCCAACTGGAGACCATCATCAAGTCCCTCAAAGCCACCCAGGACGAGATCAACCAG GCTCGCAGTAAGCTGTCTCAGATCCAGGACAGCCAGCAGGAGATGACTAAGAGCATTGAGCAGTACAACAGCAACCTGAACGGGACCCACGGAGGCAGCATGACCAACCTGGCTGACATGAGCGAGGGATTCCACGACCGCGAGAATGGAGGTTTCGGAGCCATG GAGGACCCATTTAAGGTGAAGACATCTGGGTTCTGTAGCGTCCCTCAGGAGATGCACACAGACCCCTTCCACTCCGAAGACCCCTTCAAGACAGACCCGTTCAAAG ATCTCTCTCACCACCCAGACCCCTTTGGGGGGGACCCATTCAAAGAGACGGACCCCTTCAAAGCTACGTCGGAAGACTTCTTCAGGAAGACCACCGTCAAGGCAGACCCCTTCAGCACCCCCGACCCCTTCAGTAAAAGTGCCACGCTCCCCACCAAG ACAAGTCACTTTACAACCAGCGCAGACCCTTTCATATCCATTAGCCCAAAACCCACCAGAGGCCCAGGACCAG ATCTCTTTGGCACGCTCGACCCCTTTGGAAGCAGTACTGCCTTTGGAAGCAGTAACAGCTCATTTGGCAGTAACAGTGGGTTCGCAGACTTCAGCCAAATGTCAAAGGTCAGAGACCCGATGGAAGGAAGAGGAGGCTTTCCAGAATACCAGCAG tctGGGTTCGTAGATGACCCCTTCAGTAGGAAGCAGGACGGCCCAGCTCTGCCGCCCAAAAAGATCATTCCACCCAGACCCAAACCACCCAGTG TAAAACACACAGAAGAACGTT GTAAAAGCACCCCCGTCAACATGCCTGGAGGAGCGGGCGACTCGACCAAGCCCTGCGACCCCTTCCAGCCGTTTGGCAGTGACGGCATCGACCCCTTTCAGAGTAAAAAAGGGGTCGGAGACCCGTTTAGTGGCAAAGATCCTTTTGCTCCATCTGCCTCAAGTAAAGCCTCTAAAGACTGTTCCTTGGGTTTTGCAGACTTCAGTTCT tTTGGAAATGAGGCCCAGCAACTGGAGTGGGCGAagcgagagagtgagcgagcggaGCGGGAGCGGCTGAAGAGGCTCCGGCAGCAGGAGCAAGAGGACTTAGAGCTGGCCATCGCTCTCAGCAAGGCCGAGATGTCCCACGGGTGA